The sequence TCAGGCGGTAAATCTAATGCCTGTACATTTTAATATGATTGAAGATGGACCAACAATACACAAAGCAGGACAAGGTTGACTCTAAATATAACTCTTCTATTGGTAAATATTACCCGGCTTGGTCATGTGACATTCAGGAAACAGTGTTAATATGGGTCAGACTTTTACCTTTGGCTTTCATTTAGAACTGGTAGCTCAGTAATTATAGTTCTTTATTACAGCTTCAAGTCAGATGATCAGAAGTTAATCCCATTAAAGGGTAATTCAGGCCAAATTTATAAAGTGCTAAACGGAtccttttacattaaaacatttgTTAATGGATGTGGCGTCACAGTCTTGTGTGAAGCTGTACAGGTGACTCCACAGTGCATTCTGGGTGTTGTTCAGAGCTCTCCAACAGACAGGTGTGGTGCCGCTGGCGCATGGTAAACAGGTTCTGTAGGTCAGCTGATCACCTGTGTACGTCTCTGTTAGCATAAGGTAGGGTGTTATATGAGTGTGCACAGTCATAAAAGTAAAGTCAATGAAAGCAGGAAGTGAGACACCACATTCTCCTGCAGTGAGATAAAATAAAGTGTAGATACTCCAACGTGTCGAGATTTCAGTGTTGGTATTGATTCCATTGTTGTGTCACGATGATGAGTCAACAACAGAGGAAACGGGGGAAGTGACGCGGTATTGGATATTTGTCACCATATAAATGTTGTTTGTTGCCTCCACAGTTACGCTGAGATCCACTTCTTTGTTTTGGTTCCTGTCAGAACTAAAAGATTATACTCATACTGTCCATACTAATCCAGTGAATGAGAAAAACCTCTTTACCCCTGCAAGTAGTGATAATTTTATATACTATCAGTCAGTCTgtcatacatttttttgtgtgacaGCTGCATTATTATAAGTTTTACAAAGAGATTTCATTAATTAAGTTGTAATGTTATGAATTATGTTGTAAGCCTATAAGAAGTTTCATATAAAGAAAAAGTCGCAATGATACAGAGCAAAATCCAATGGAAAGTCTTAATATGTTGCAATATTAAAAGAAATAgtgtattatgactttattccttccttccttcattttcTAAACCACTAAACATAGCATCTCTTTATCTATTACTAGAGTTGTCAGAATTACAGTCAGATTGACATGCAGCAGTGAGTTGAGCAGAAGATTTAATATTATGtcttttttctgcaaaattgcCAGTTTTCCTTGCACATCATAGCATATTCAATATTTCTTTGAACCTACTGAGCTGATTGGAAGCCATCAGAAGGACTGCTCAGGTGATTTTTGTCCTTTTCCgtcatttttctttttcggtTTGCTGATCATTATTTTTGCGTCACAGCTTTTGGAAAATTaatgaacatttggttgttttaAGCAGAGGTGAAGTTGCTTGTTAGATTTATGCaggaaaaacactcaaaaaattgatatatgatgattttatagcagttttttgtgcAAGTAAATTTTTTGGCTTGAGGGTCCTGAGAGGATAGTAAATTAGAAAGATCTGCaaagactttttaaaaataattgtCATCCAAATACTTTGTTGAATGCTACAAAAAAGCCAATAATCTCAATTTTCCTAATAACACATACTAGTATAGAGCTGCGCCTCATTTTGAGCAGGAACTATTATATTTTTCAGTTGTCTGATCAGAACCTTATGAGATTTATTTTCAGTTGCTCCACTAAATTATTTTGGATTCTTATGTAGCATTAATATAATTACAAAATGtgagttgttttctgtttttttaaatctatttttttaGGTGAAACTTTTAATGAAAAACACAggaataaaaaaatgtgtttctccCAAAAGTTTTATCGAATTACCAAAATGTAATATATGAATCTGGATACAGacaattttcttttttggctTTGAAACTTTTTCCAAAACCCACTGAGCCATTAACCTTCAGTTGAGATCCTCCTGTTTTTCTTGCGCTCATTCGATTTCCTTTGGTCAATATTGGATTTTTCTCAATGCAAACCCCCCCGAAAACTTTCCATGAATATTTGAAACCGCACTTAACGCCGTGCAGACGTGCTGTATTTGCATAGTGCTGACTCAGCGCCGGTCCAGTCAGTCCAGTGCAGAGATGTTATGAGGAGGgcagatgggaaaaaaaaagcttttagtgATGGAGTGCTGCCATATCTGGGGATACACATGGAGGAAAGAACTGGACAGGAAATGGCAGGTTCACACCCCGGAGCCTCGTGTTTTAGCCTGAAGGGAAAATTAGCATCAATCTCAAACAACAGGGTTCACTAGTGGTAATTCACATCCTTATGTTAAACAGGCAATCACTTAACCTGAAAATGTTATTTATGACACATATTCCTTCAACTGACTGTGACATATGTTAGCTGCTAAGGCaattatatttctttctttctatttatttgtttcgagcagaagaaaagACTAAACTTTTTTGtgcacaaggaactaatagcagagcaaataaattaataaatcaagaacaataaataaagacaatatagcaattgccatgaacacttgtaataacaaaataaattcaatatgtattgcttgaaaaggagtgggaagaagaaaacttatgtCATATATGAAATAAACACACTGAAATGCATAGATGTATTTTTATTTAGCCTTTCACTTTGTCTTTGGATTTCAGTTCAGGTTTAATTTGAGGAATTAactagttttagtttactttttttattaCGTTTTAGTTTCTCTTGCATTATGAGGAAAATGTTCAGTTACAGAAGATGAAGAAGTGAGATAAAATAATGCATGAtatcactttttttaaaaatgattttccATTTCATAGCTGGTGGCATCTAGCATTAAGGTGCACTACAGTCTGCTACTCTGTTTTGCcatggaccagagttaatatgtCTTTACTGaaaagcccagaatggacaaaacaaacactggatgTAATGAGCACATTTCAAGTTAGATTCAGTTTTAGTCCTGGTTGTTGTTCATTACAAATAATCTTGAAATGTAATTAGATCAGGACTATTAAATGTCATTTGAGGTAGACATATGTGTAAGTATCTGAAATTGTTTCAGTTTCTAATCCATTTCCTGTATTATTTGCATATTACAGCATGTGTTTGAAAGTAATTGCAAAATTCTTAGCAGATGTGATATTAAAAATTGCTTTTTGTCCAATACCTGATGCCGGTACTGATATTACTTCCTGTTtctatatatgttttgttttttttgtttttttaatttatcctcCTTAACAAAAAAATATTCGTTATAAATATGAAAATAGTTACTGTTTTAAGGCTTTAAGTCCTTCATCACCTTAtctatgaatgaacacagattcaGATATACgcatttaagaaaaaaactttCTGACACTGGCATCAGTGAAAATACATCTTATGTCAATATGAGATGAACAAGTACCAACTGATACCAATTTCCAGCCAATATACTACTGCATTCTTAAATATATGTATTTCTCATGCTTTGTTTTAATCCTCTACCAGTACTAAAAGAAGGTCTGGCTCATTATCATTCTGGACTAAAGGGAGAAAAATTGTCTAGTTTAATGATGTATGTCTTTAAAGAAGTCACAGTTGTGTTAGATGGAGCTAAAGCATGTATGTAGAGACTGAAACCTGGCAAAAAACATGGCAAAATCATGTAAAAGAAAAGGCTGCAAAGATACAGGTTGCCTTATTCTGTGATCCAAAGTCTCAAAACTAGTAGTTAGTCTCCCCGAGAAAAGGCGGCATTAAAAATGGACATGTACATGAAATGGGAGGACAAAGACAGTCCTCCAACATTACATACAGTAGCCAATGTGTTATGTAAGGAAATTCATCGTACTGTATGTGTATTTCATGGTTGTGTGTTTTTGATGCAGCACCTGATGGAAAAGAGGTGGACATCCAGCTGAttggaggaggagaagcagaggcGGAGCACAGCCCGGACACGCCCCTCAGCCCATGTTGCGACCCcgcctgcagctgtgtgtgtcacCTCCAACGACCTGGCATGAAGCTGATCTGGGTCCCTGTGGAcgccgaggaggaggaggacagtccAGATGAGGATGAGAGCGATGTGGGGGAGGACAAAGGGGAGGactgggaggaggaggatgtggaGGTGGAGAGGGGAGGGGAAGGGGAGAGTGAGGCCGGGGACGAAACAGACAGGACGTCAGTGATGGATGACACTGAGACGCTGAAACAAGAGAAAGCAAAGTTCCACCACTCGTTGGATGTTCTGATTGCTGAGGGTCACAGGAGGAGGTCGGACCCGGGGCCTCACTCTGTCCTCTCGTCCCTCTCTGCCGCTCGCTCCCAGTCTCCGCCCATTCCACCAAAGCGCACTCAGTCACCGCCAAGTCACATGAAACCCAcacaagacgaagaagaaaacaTCTATGAGGCCACTCTTCCAGTGATTGACCCCACTCCAAAGAGGAGCACGTCTGAGTGTAAGGAACTGGACATACCTTTAATCAGAGTCAAGAAGCCCCCCCGCCGCTCTAAACTGTCCTACAGCACTTCAGACCCTACGTCAGAGTTCCAGACCGATGCGGGTTTGTCCCTAAGCCCAGAGGACGTCCCACCTGCCATCCCACCCCGCGTCCCCTTGAACCCGGACAGCCGCAACCTGACGCCAGTGCACCGAGCCGGCATCCCCCTCCCTCAGCCCACCATGGACGAGTGGCGCTGCCTTCGGCCCCCGTCCCCCAGCAGCTCCACAGCCAGCGGCCTAAGTCCCCAGCGAACCATCACTCCACCTCCCAACAGCCCCCAGCCTCTCAGGCCCCCTCCTCCACCGCCAAAGACAGACCCCCGGAGGCTCAGCAGCGCCTCCCTACAGTCCCTCACACAGAAAAAAGGTTTGTACTCAACAAAGTCAGCCTGTTTTTACTTCACCTGCGGTCTCATCTGACATGTATGTGTATGGTGTTCCATGATTCTTTAACCTGTTGAGCtgttgttctgtttgtgttgccatggtaatgctgtgTAACACTTGTAGCAATATGCACATCTCATACATCCaagtaaccagaagaacatcaactaaaggctcaacaaaaccaatcatcagaaaataaaacacaatccaaacaacaagcactttaATGGACAAACCAAACAGTTAAAAGTTAAGTAGAAGTTGTGTGTTTGCCTGTAcattcattacagaattttatgtTCTTTTAAGGAATTTATAAGGGAATATAATGTAATTTAGCTGTTCTGTGTGTGAGAGTAGCCTATTTGAAATGGGAACTACAACTGTAATGTCAGTTTGTCTATTGAGATTATTGTCGTATCTGAAACATTTACTGTGTTttcagaagaagaggagaatggaAGGAACGAAGACGAGAAAGAAGACACAGTAGACGAACCGTACGTTTTCCCTTTACATCTCCTCTTCCCTCCTTTACCTCACCATGCACATCATTGTTGGACAGTTTGTGTATTTCATTCTGATCCATTCTTGTCTCTCCTTTGTCATTCTTTACTATTTTAGACGCCCAGTCAGGAGTGGGTCTTTGAAGAGAGAGTCTTCGATCGAGTGGGAGTCCCGGCTGCAGGATGGTGAGTCTTTACATCAGAGTATGTGGAAGGGATTAATGTCGTACTGTCATAAATGTTGCATAAGTTGGATCAGTTTGTAgagttttgggaatgacacaaatctttgtttaaatgtgatttagttttcaataaaagtctttgaaatcTATTTAATGCTTCTGTTGGTCAGTATAAAACTTAGGCAGCAAATGTTgtgaaaagaaaaactagtgtcattcccaaaacttcCGGACACAACTCAGTCTAGTTCAGTTCATAGAAATAATTTCAATTTTATTCTCAGCTGACACCCTCAAATGGTAGAAATATGTCACCAGACATGCCTTCATATATACTTCTGTATTAATCTGCAACATTCTACCTCCACATTTAATCCAGATGTGCTATCAAGTCATCTtcaagaagaaactgaaattaacACAGATTCAGATTGAAATCAGTGTTGAACACATATGACGTTGAAAGTGAATTTATTGTGAAATTTTGTAATCAATGAAAACCTCACAACATTTATTGTTTATAGCCAACTTAGAATTTGTTATTtgctaaaacatttttttttttgtttgatgtgAGTACAGTTGCAGGGATTAATGGATAAATCGATTTgttgaataaataataattagtTAAATAAATCAACAGATATTTTGGCTgtttgatggagaaaaaaaaaaaccttcttgaaTTTGTATTATTTTCAAGTAAATATAATTAACAGTATCTTTGGGTGATGGATTAAAGAAGTTATTTGAGGAtgtcagttttgggtttttgagACAGTCTTTACCAAACAGTTAAATAAGTGATTGAGGAAGTAATTTACAGATTAATGAACAATCCAAATAATGTTGATAGTAATTTCAGTATTAATAAATatctctcttttgttttttttgtttagttgctTTTGTGAATAATGTTATGCTTGAGTGCTTGGTTTTGTCTTCCATGTGGAGTAATATTTAATGAACCAATCATAAATACATTAAGAAAGTGTAATTTCAGTGTTAACGTCAATCACACCAGCAATAattctgtttttacttttagtAGTACTCCAGTTAACCTTCCTCTTGACTTGTTTGTCCTCAGAGCCTCTGTACCAAACGTACCGGGCCACCGTCATCACCAAGGAGATCCGGCGGCAGACAGTTTGCCGTAACATCAGCAAGACCAGTGTTGACTTCTCCATGGACTGGACCGCCCGCCGCTCTGGTGGTGGGACACCGAGCGTTACCGGGACCGGAAATGGGACGAATAGGAGCAGCCCAGTGCCCACGCCGGGCCAGAGCACCCTGTGGCAGGACCTCCAGGTCATCCGGGACAGCAGAGTACTGGAGAACCTCAGTCCCGAACAGTGCAAGTACCAGGAGGTGAGGGGACTGATGGGACGAGACGAGAGGCGGGAAAGGCTAATGTGTGGAAGAGACATCCCATAAAGACAGATCAATAAGAGCAGGAGAAAGGGGAGATGCTGTATCAAGTGTTAAATCATGTCTTAAAATGATAATGTGACGTCCATTCTGCTTCAGTGCATCACTCACTGCTGTAACGTAATATTAATTCAGCTCAGCCTCAGTTCATGAAAGCTTTTACAGTCAAAATGACTGTGCAGAGAACAAACCACCGAGGGCAGACACTGATGCAGCAGCACAGTGGACCATTTATGCAACAGCAGCTTACATAGAGCCCATTTATATgaccataaaaatacagtaactgTTAGTAATCAGATTATTGTAATAATCTGATCCGACGCGTTTATATACACTTCAGAAATatgataatcgaaaaaccctggtttagacattttagtccattattggatttctttccgAGTATGTACGTAGGTAACGATGGTAGAACCAAACTGTCattgtcttccactcacgttTAACtcactacaaatactactactactcacGACTGTGACTCACAACtttctctagtggtcacataaatccaccgaCCCATCACTGGACATACATTTACTTCATATCTgaacaatccaatacattggcatctttggcagaacttcaccgctctttattctaaacactaatgataattttaggtgaTGTTTTAATATTTGAGAATAGAAATACCACATATAGCCAGTTTAACAAATTTACCACAAACTATGACTTCACTTGTGACTCTATCTTTTAAAAGACAAATTTGTAAATGATGGAATAATGCAAAACGGATTCTAATTACTTTAATTTCTGTACAATTACGAGttgtgtgttttcacatttcacacatttctgTGATTCCAATGACTCCAACCAACAGGGAATTGTACAGTTTCACTCTAATAAATGCTTATATGATCTAATATCACACCACAAATTTAAGATGAGAGAATCAGTCCAAAcattgagcccatttacattaCCATAAAAATCTAGATAACtgttagtaatcagataattgtaataatcagatctgatgcgtttacatgcacttcagaaatgtgatatttgaaaaaccctggttcagacgtttcagtccattattggatttcttttggagtatgtacatatgtagtgacggtagaatcaaactccctgttattgtcttccattTATTATTGGCTGCATCccctctgttctttttttttttcacatgtgcagacatcagagtattggggagaaatcacataatcagattactgctgttatctgataaaacatatcagattatactgtttaaatgaataatctgataactccataaATCAAATAATGATCTgaatattagtgtgaatgtaaatgggCTCCTAgactattatatataatatatgttaaATGAAGTGGGATTTGATTAGGTACTCCATACACCCTGTTCAGATGTGGCTTTAACATGCATTTATCGTCATTTGAACACTATTGTACAGTTCCAAGTACGTGACCCGGCATCAGAATACATCTCCATATCTCTCACTTTCGATCACATCCGAGTCTCCTACAATTTAAGCAAAATAAACATAGTCTAAATAGTTTAAAACATAGCACAAACTTTCATATCCTGCAGGCACAGTGAATGCAGCACATCTGGCAAGTTTAACAGGTTGGGGTTGTAACATTTCTTTGCAACACAAATAAAGACTGTCAGACAAAAGAGCAGTGAATGAAAGGATGGTTTTAGTAGTTAACCTTGTGAGGGGAAGAAAATTTACTGGTAAAAGGCAGCATTTAAGGTGGAATCTTTCTCTTGACTGTTGACATATGAGTTGATCGATGCACCTTAAAAGTCAACGTCAACTTTGACCGttccatttgttttatttgtttcccTGATTTTATCTTCAAGCCCTGCATATAATCCAAGCTACCTCTTAAATGGGACCATGAAGGGATATTTTTGTAATAATAACTTTTGTAATATCTGGCTTGAACTTCATCTGACTTTGTCTCACAGAGCATGTTTGAGGTCCTCACGTCGGAGACCTCTTACCTTCGATCTCTGCGAGTTCTGACCGAACATTTCCTGGACAGTCGGGATCTGGTGGAGACGCTGATCATCAGGGACAAGAAGACTCTGTTCTCCAACATCCTGAGAGTCCGCGAGGTCAGCGAGAGGTGAGATCCGGAGAGAAAAAGGGGAAATGGAGATGTGGTTTATGAGCTGAACTGGAACATGAGGTCGGAAGATGAAAGGGAAACACAGGCCGAGAGCTGAACGTAAAGGGTCACGTCTAATATTGAGGAAAACCTTTGCTGTCTGACTCTGCAGGTTCTTAATGGACCTGGAGGACCGCATATTTGAGAACCTGGTCTTCTCAGACATCTGTGACATAATCCACTACCACGCCCAACATAATTTCCCTGCATACATCGACTACGTCCGCAACCAGATCTACCAGGAGAAAACCTACACATCGCTCATGTAAAGAACATCGCTCATTTTCTGTCACTGTTATTGTTCCCTTTGCTGTCTTtaatatcacatttcaaaggttaATAATGAAGTACGTGCTAGAAATGCTCTTTATAATAGTTCAGAACATTGCAGAAGTTAAGTACCAGAGGAAGTATGGATATTCTATTTTTGGAGAAGTAGAATTCATGGCCAAACAATGCCATCTAAACCACCTTTGTTCTTCAAGAGCACCACAGCGTCATCGGTTTTATTCCATTCTTCTGTGCATTTACCGTACTTCACCTGTATTTTCACAGGAAGAACAATGTGCAGTTTGCCACAGTCATTGCTCGTCTGCAGGAGTCTCCTCAGTGTCAGCGGCTGCCCTTCATGTCCTTCTTGCTGCTGCCGTTTCAAAGAATAACACGAATCAAGATGCTCATCGAGGTGAGCACCATTAACGCCTCCTAAAACAGCACTGTGTGATACGACCAGATGTATCATGAGTCCAGTTTTCACACATCACATTCTTTGCAACATTTAAAAGTCTTCCGCCTGGTAATAGTTACTTGTTAAACTTGATATATTTCTGTTATGGACCTTATGTTGCTGCTGTAGATTAacattaaaggttcagtatgtaagGTTTAGCATGGGGTTGGTTTTCATTGACGTTCTAAATCAGTGGTtaccagccttttttggctcatgaccccattttaacatcacaaatttctggcaaccccggacattcaaaacggagacatttttgctaaaattaaattatttttgatcatttaatagtttggtttactatgtttcaaataaacgttaattttttatgatatttagtctatataatatatattattatggatggaggcagaaaagccaggtgtagattactgcacaaagtgagaagtttattttccttggtcaggatatgtacagtcagtccagcttggatttacaaggctgacaattaatactgaacaaacaataactcaaactatgaaaccagccacaatgaacatttgaaagagaccgaaatgggggcgttagtctgtataagtatcaatattaaGCAGTAAACtatgtcaatggtgaatttcTGTGACCTGCCCCCCGCTCCTCCACAATAACATCACAGCACCCCCCTGTCGTCACCGGTAATGTTTGTCGGGTCTGAGCACAATGacatacccccacccccccaccccaccccccgtcgCAAATATTTGTGaggggggggcagcaggaggctcaGGATGATGAAAAGGGGCGTTTGCTCAAAAAAGTTTGAGAACATTGTTCTAGTGAAAGACCTTATTCTTCCTCCCGATTCCTTCAGTGCATCTTTTCTGTTCCTCTGCAGTACCAACAGTGAACAGCACTAGATAGTGTAAAAATGGAATTAGCTACTGTCAACATACATACATCTCCCACTACACAACAGACTAAAATATACAAACCACACAATATTCCATATTAAACCTTTAACATGTTCCATTTCTGCATGAATTGTTTTTCTGGATTCACTTTTTGCTACAGTTCAGACTTGCATGTGTTTGGTTTTCTATATCAGGTCtatatttatattgtttatagtTGCAGTCCCTTAAACCCACCACAGTTCTgtttgtgttgccatggtaatgctacacaaCACCTGTAGCAAAATACATTACACATTCTAaacatccacgtaaccagaagaacataagctgaaaactcaacaaaaccaactgtCAGAAAACCAAACACAACCAAACAACGAGCATTTACATGTAGACAAACATCTAAACCAGTTTAACAGCATTTGtcttgaataatttcataaaacaactgaacaatgagacaaactttgcagcgctaagctaacactaagcacatCCAGCAGTAcgagtattatttctctactgataaaactcactgaacaagatAAGGAAGAGCAAACGTAGGGGTGATTTTATGAATATTGTCTTACCATTACTGTtgtctgatcataacttggttttctATGACTAAAGCTTCTGCTGTCGGCTAATCCATTGTCTTGTGTTACAATAAATGTTCCAAAACAAATGGACcggggtttaacaggttaaagttTTCTATTATATGCATTAACATTTTATATTTCATCACAAGCTTAGTCAAAAAAAAGCTCAAAGGTTCTTcataaaatgagaaaaagaatCAAATATGAGATCATTCTACCTTTTTTAGCGTAAGTAATCTAAATTTCATCAGAATTTTTATACATaaatgtatgtgtctgtgtgtataaaCAGTAAAAGAAGAATAAATGTATAAGCTATTCATTGAATTCACATTAAATGTGTGTTACAGTGTGACTTTAGGATGTGAGGATGTTTGGATCATACAGTTGTAAGAATCTGAGTCCAATGGATTCACAGTTCTGACCTGATTTACTGAGAGTCAGATTTCATTCAGGTTTTGTGGTTTGAGGTCTgtgtagttttacttttgttttcaagaagagaaaaaaaaaaaaaagtctcataaACCCAATCTTCAGTTTGACTACAATACACTTAGTTCTTGTAACCCTTAAATTTTTCCATCCGtgtttaaacaaaaaataacacacaAGTCCACGTCCTCATTCCAGACTAATCTTCCTCAGTCAAACTTATCAACACATCTTGACCTACAAGTAAACATACCTCTCCTCAACCTCCTGACCGTTTGCCTTTTAACGGAAAAATGCATCCTGTTGATGCTGTTTGTCCGTTTTAAAAATAGAAAGTTGTGTATTGTTTCAGAACATCCTGAAGAGGACAAAGGAGGGGACAAAAGAGGAGCAGACGGCCTCCAAGGCTTTGGCCTCTGTGTCGAAGGTAAACGTCCTTCACTCATCATCCCCAATCTGCTGACaaatcatcaaaaaaacaaaacaaaaaaaacaaaaaaaacccaaataaaaatcaCATATATGTCATGTTTTGTCTGAGTGAGACTTTAATGAACTTAAACATACAATATGTTGAATGTCTGTATAAAAACATCTACTAATAAATAGACCCATGTTATGTTCTATTAGTGAAATCCATCTTTTTATTCACTGTCCTGCTTCTTGCATTTGCTTGTCAATGGCGTCATGTTGCCTCTAAGTGCTAACGGTTGAATATTCACATGCAGATCATCGACGAGTGCAACACACAGGTGGGGAAGATGAGGCAAATGGAGGAGCTCATTCATGTCTCTCAGACACTGGAGTTTGACAAACTCAAGGTTGGATTTCAGTCCCTTGGACACTTCTCGTTGTCTtccatattcattcatttatttgaccTTTTTCTCTCCGACATCCGCAGGCCATTCCCATCATTTCCCAGACGCGTTATCTAGAGAAGAAGGGCGAGCTCCAGGAAATGTCCAAAGGAGGAACTCTGTTTAACATGAGGGCAAAGTTCACCCCCGTAAACCTCTTCCTCTTCAACGACCTTCTTGTCATTGCTGCCAAGAAGGGGTTAGTCCGAAGTTTTAGCACcgtaatgatttaaaaaaaaaacagtagcacaGCGATAATACACTCGATAACACCAAAGTGCAAAGAGCTGCTACTGGATCTGTACTTTTTATTGACACTGTAAAAGATGGATCGCAGCAGGTTTTATTCCAGATGTGTCAAAATGCCTCCGTAACAAAACAGACTGAACATGTGACTCAATACTTCCTCAAATGTAGTAGGAAGTCGTTTCAAATAAGTCACATTGTATTCAGCACAAGAGTTAATTTTTTACATATGTCACATAAGGGAACTGATGAgagtgtcacttttttttttttaggtcaaaCCGATTTGCTGCTTGACTTTAGTGTCCATATGCTTTTGTTCTCAACAGGGCAGAGCGTTTCGTGGTACTCGACCATGCTCATCGTTCTCTGGTGCAGGTGCAGGCGGTGGATGAAGGTGGTGCCAGCGGCGGTCCATACGAGCACTGCTTTAACCTCACCCTGCTGGAAAACCACCAGGGACGCATGATGGAGCGACTGATCAAAGCTCCGTCTCAGTACGTACTCGTTAATGATGTTCAGATCAATATGAGGCCATCTT comes from Sphaeramia orbicularis chromosome 18, fSphaOr1.1, whole genome shotgun sequence and encodes:
- the arhgef15b gene encoding rho guanine nucleotide exchange factor 15 isoform X1, with the translated sequence MSVQEVSQRPTSPSSVKSECKLKPEIPPKPSHQPGSPPLGERGSTLRLSGGKVKSIVNKFSKQEAGKNTNEEQPANGTTKHTSNKRFKRPPTIKPKPGRFSLQLQLQTGGEQAPPLPMKRSRMLQKQRETLAGEDGDSITVEGGRSAPDGKEVDIQLIGGGEAEAEHSPDTPLSPCCDPACSCVCHLQRPGMKLIWVPVDAEEEEDSPDEDESDVGEDKGEDWEEEDVEVERGGEGESEAGDETDRTSVMDDTETLKQEKAKFHHSLDVLIAEGHRRRSDPGPHSVLSSLSAARSQSPPIPPKRTQSPPSHMKPTQDEEENIYEATLPVIDPTPKRSTSECKELDIPLIRVKKPPRRSKLSYSTSDPTSEFQTDAGLSLSPEDVPPAIPPRVPLNPDSRNLTPVHRAGIPLPQPTMDEWRCLRPPSPSSSTASGLSPQRTITPPPNSPQPLRPPPPPPKTDPRRLSSASLQSLTQKKEEEENGRNEDEKEDTVDEPRPVRSGSLKRESSIEWESRLQDEPLYQTYRATVITKEIRRQTVCRNISKTSVDFSMDWTARRSGGGTPSVTGTGNGTNRSSPVPTPGQSTLWQDLQVIRDSRVLENLSPEQCKYQESMFEVLTSETSYLRSLRVLTEHFLDSRDLVETLIIRDKKTLFSNILRVREVSERFLMDLEDRIFENLVFSDICDIIHYHAQHNFPAYIDYVRNQIYQEKTYTSLMKNNVQFATVIARLQESPQCQRLPFMSFLLLPFQRITRIKMLIENILKRTKEGTKEEQTASKALASVSKIIDECNTQVGKMRQMEELIHVSQTLEFDKLKAIPIISQTRYLEKKGELQEMSKGGTLFNMRAKFTPVNLFLFNDLLVIAAKKGAERFVVLDHAHRSLVQVQAVDEGGASGGPYEHCFNLTLLENHQGRMMERLIKAPSQSDMHRWMAAFPNPTNPDRDEDEVIYEDWDCPQVQCVEQYLAQQADELTLEPTDIINVIRKTNEGWYEGIRLHDGQKGWFPICNVIEITNEHVRRRNLRERYRVMQAASVVANSKSRTLN
- the arhgef15b gene encoding rho guanine nucleotide exchange factor 15 isoform X2, with the translated sequence MSVQEVSQRPTSPSSVKSECKLKPEIPPKPSHQPGSPPLGERGSTLRLSGGKVKSIVNKFSKQEAGKNTNEEQPANGTTKHTSNKRFKRPPTIKPKPGRFSLQLQLQTGGEQAPPLPMKRSRMLQKQRETLAGEDGDSITVEGGRSAPDGKEVDIQLIGGGEAEAEHSPDTPLSPCCDPACSCVCHLQRPGMKLIWVPVDAEEEEDSPDEDESDVGEDKGEDWEEEDVEVERGGEGESEAGDETDRTSVMDDTETLKQEKAKFHHSLDVLIAEGHRRRSDPGPHSVLSSLSAARSQSPPIPPKRTQSPPSHMKPTQDEEENIYEATLPVIDPTPKRSTSECKELDIPLIRVKKPPRRSKLSYSTSDPTSEFQTDAGLSLSPEDVPPAIPPRVPLNPDSRNLTPVHRAGIPLPQPTMDEWRCLRPPSPSSSTASGLSPQRTITPPPNSPQPLRPPPPPPKTDPRRLSSASLQSLTQKKEEENGRNEDEKEDTVDEPRPVRSGSLKRESSIEWESRLQDEPLYQTYRATVITKEIRRQTVCRNISKTSVDFSMDWTARRSGGGTPSVTGTGNGTNRSSPVPTPGQSTLWQDLQVIRDSRVLENLSPEQCKYQESMFEVLTSETSYLRSLRVLTEHFLDSRDLVETLIIRDKKTLFSNILRVREVSERFLMDLEDRIFENLVFSDICDIIHYHAQHNFPAYIDYVRNQIYQEKTYTSLMKNNVQFATVIARLQESPQCQRLPFMSFLLLPFQRITRIKMLIENILKRTKEGTKEEQTASKALASVSKIIDECNTQVGKMRQMEELIHVSQTLEFDKLKAIPIISQTRYLEKKGELQEMSKGGTLFNMRAKFTPVNLFLFNDLLVIAAKKGAERFVVLDHAHRSLVQVQAVDEGGASGGPYEHCFNLTLLENHQGRMMERLIKAPSQSDMHRWMAAFPNPTNPDRDEDEVIYEDWDCPQVQCVEQYLAQQADELTLEPTDIINVIRKTNEGWYEGIRLHDGQKGWFPICNVIEITNEHVRRRNLRERYRVMQAASVVANSKSRTLN